The genomic window TGGTCCCAATGTTCACGTCGTCGACGGCTCCTATGCAGGCTTATCTTCCGTCCGAGGAACGCTGAAGCCAGCACGCGCCAAGCTCGTACGGGAAAACCCAGGAGAGCAAAAGGCCTAGCCAGGTGTAGTAGCAACCTCGAACGCCAGCTGAGGAGAATGTGCTCTGTTCTGGACTAGGCCAGCAACAATAAGACCGAGCCATCAAGAGGAATTTCCAGACAGCACCAAAAATTTCAGGACAGCAATAATGGTTCAGTCAGAAATTCTGAAGCACAGCTTACATGGAACTCACATACAGGTTCCAGTCAAAAGTCACAAGGACAATAGGTATAGTCACGAGATTTAGCTCAAATAGTTCTGGCGCTAATTTAGTTTATAAACAACGACGGCTTCAAGCGTACAAGTCTCCGATACTGATGCTACTTTCCTACTCCTGGCTCTGCTCTTGATTCTGTGTAGCCTGCTGTGGAAATGGCGGCCTCTGCTGCTGCGTCGAAGGGCCTCTTTGCATTGTCTCCCTCCGCTCCACTTGGACAACCTCACGGCGTCTGTCGTAGCGAGGACGAGGCTTACTCCTTACCTGCTGTCTCTCATTGAATCGGAACTGAGGTCTGTGTATGACTTTGCCATCTACGAACAGATCGCCTGCCAAGTGGTACACGTAATCTTAGTGCAAGCAAATAACAACCCATACGATATGGGACTACGAGACAGGACTGACACCTCACTTAGATGAGTATTGAGCAAGAAAGTAAAAGCATAGAGAATTATGGTCCGGCGGGATCCAGACTGACCAGTGAAATTTCACTGAAGTAACAAACAACAATTACCTACCTCCGTAGTCCTTGTTAGGAACATCCAGATATGAATCAGGTAAAACCCAAAGGACTCCCGGCAATCCTTCAAGAAGTGAAGGCAGCATTATAAATAAAATTCAGTTAAAATTTCATGGTGCAAAAGAACCTTAGCTAAAACATTAGACCAATGGAAATTCCACCTTTAACTTTGTACGATAACTCCTCTGAAATCAATGCACCAAACCCTGTGTATGTTGAAGTGCACACTGAGTAGATTTTCTTCTTTGCTTCCTCCTCACTGCATGACAGAATCACAATCAAAATTTCAATTCTCAGATGACAAGATTAGGGGTTAAACATATACATCTTCTGGGTACATGTGTGTTTACAAGCTTTGGTTTGTTATATCAGAGCATGGTAGTATGTTGACAAGAATTGTACATAAACTACGAAGAAAGAGTGAGTCAGAATATACTCTTGCAACCATATTAAATACCACTTACTGCCATGCAAATGACAACTAATCATAATTTAATAAAGAAGAATTCACATAAAAAAGAACGCATATTCGACAGCCTATATGCCAGAAAGTCCCCAAAGCTGGGCTCCGACAACCCGGCACATCACCAAAAAGAACTGGACCTCCAGAACCTAGTGGGTTTTTGGCTGTGCTGCGGCCGCCAGGTGGCAAATCAGCTGCAATCAGGCAGCAAAACAGGGCCATAAGAGAAATAATTTACAATTGCACACTCTATTCAATTAGGAATTAGGATGCATCTTAAGGTGTATGGGTAAGTCAAGACCACAACGTGATCCATTCTTGAGTAATTACAATAAAGTCATGCAAAAGACCAGAGGTGATAACAGATCAAGTATGAATCAGACAATTCAGATACAGTTCCGGGATAAAACGTGATAATTTAAATTCACTGCATCTTAAATAACTCAGATGTCAATGCCAGGTAAATCGATAATATGGAATTTTTACTGAATTTCTATTAATAGAAGCCAACatagaaaatgatcctcattataCTCTTTGTGCCATTCAACGCGTTGAAGAACTTATAGCCCAGTGAAGATGGAACCTGCCTTGACAATGGTCTATAGTCTACTATGTCGAACAGTGCAATCAAATGTCTAGGGCCATCCCTTTCAGTCAAATGTGCATAAGCCGGCATGCCTAGGGCCATCCAGTGCAGTCAAATGCACATGAGCTGGCATATGGCCTAGGGCCATCCATTTCAGTCAAATGCGCATAAGGCACCATTCCTAGGGGCATCCTGTGCAGACAAATGCACATGAGCCCGCATGCCTGGGCCCCAATGTGGCATGTAGGCATGCAGGTAAGGGCACGAAGCTACAAAGTTGACGAGGCGGTGTGCCTAGCCCAAAAGGCGAGTCAAATGCTTTTAACAGCAAGGCACAAGGTGTTCCTGTAAGGTTGCAGGCACGAACCTCACATCATGATAGTATAtaggatggagaaaccgagaagAAACTAACCGATAAGCTCCGAGTCCCTACCAATGTAAACGAACTACTAGAACATTCAATTAGTAGTAGCACGTTCAATTGTACTGGGTTTTTTACCGGCCTAATGTGTTGGGTTTTTACCGGCCTAATGTGTTGGTCAGGTCACGAACAGTTGCAACAAAGTGCACATTTACGATTCAATTAGCTCAACGTGATTGCTCCAACAACACGCAACAAATGCGCATACACACACGCGCGGCGCATACCTTCCGAGGACGGCCGCGAGGGTCTTGACGTAGGCCGCGACCATCTCCTCCTCGGAGGGCTTGGGGTCGGTGGGGAACTCCATGACGATGAGCCAGTGCTCGTAGTCACAGCCGTCGAGAAGGATCGTCTCCTTGGGCGGGCGGTTGCTCCAGTTCGGGGACGGGTCGTTCAGCGGCGAGTACCCGGACCCGCCGGACGACGCGGTCCTGGCTCCGCGCGACGCGAGAAGGGCCCACGGCCACGGGGCGATGTGGGCTGAAGCAGCCGCGGCGGCGAGGGGGCCCAGGCGGCGGGGGAGCGCgcgggaggaggagaggaggagcgcgGAGAGGCCGCGGCGGGTGGCTGATGCAGCCGCCATGGTTCGGGGCACTCGGTAGGGAGCTCCGATGGAGACGGCGGCGGGGCACTGGGAGGAGGCGGCGGGGGCGTGAGAGAGACCCGGAGTGGGATGCGGAAGGAATGGAGCGATAAAATACCAGGTGGGCTGGATGGGCTGGGCCAACAAAACAGTTGGGCCGGTCTTTCCCTTTGAGTGGCCTCCTGAAGTAGCGGTTCCCGCAGGCagcccgcagcagcagcagagcgcaCGTAGCAGCCGTGTCCGTGTCTCTCTCGGCGCGGCGTGATCAATGGCGCGCTCCAGACCATGACATCATGTCTCCTCCGTTCGCGCACTCTCCGAGGCCTTGTTGGTCCGTCCACTGTATCCCTCAACCTCCATCTATAGGTTTTCTAACTGAAGTTGTAACATTCGGGGCAATGCAAGTTTGTGAATTGTGAATTGTGAACTGTGATCGGTACACATCAGGCGTTCCGCTTCCGCGTTCACGGACTGGCAACTCGTAACCGTAAGGCCCAGATTCCGGAGTTCAATGACGTGTGCCGACTGCCGCTCTGCTCAGTCAAAAGCAGTCAATGTGCTCCCCATCGTCCTGAGGGATGCCAAATACTTTTGCTGTTTGTTGATTGCGCTCAGTTTTCATTTCCACCTTCCAGGTGGCAGTACTATTCGCATGTTACGTCGTGTAGTATTTCCAGTTGCGAAGTTCGCAGATGGTGGCTTCATTGCCCAGGTCCTTGAAGAGGTATAGTGTGTGTTTAGGGTCGGCCAAAATACTCGTGGCTCGTCAACTCGCTCGATTTGTGGTCGGCTCAGTTTGGCTTGACTCGGCTTATTTTAATTTTTTCACGAGTGGAGCTGAAAATCTAAATCGCTATTTTAATGAGCCAGCTCGCGAACTGTTTACGAGCTGAAACGAGTTGGGGCCTATCACCCCACGACCATGAATTCAGAAAATAATGATACTGGCCTAGAAGCGTACACCTATTCTATTGGTACATAATTCTTATTTTCAGCTGTTTCACgtgaattttaattttataatggttgtggtacttaaatgttgattttatggatTGTTTTACAGGGAGAAGATGATGCTGCTGATATTGAATCTATGgacttttctaagtttgtggtggcAAGCAACTAGTTAGTATGCTGGAACTATATAATCATAGATGGACCAACTATGTAGCATGTATCAATTATGTATGGTTGCATAATGATGGACATCACCTTCTGTAATTAATGTAGcaaaacattataaacatgtgtgtcctattttttttatagtagctcgcgagctaaacgagccagctcgagctcggtaacgagccgagccgagctgtccctctagctcgtaatattaaagagccgagccgagctggttCGTTAGCCTAACGAGCCAACTTGAGCTGGACCGAGCCGAACTAGCTCAATATCCAGCCCTAGGTGTGTTTGGCTCACTTCCTCGATAAGTCTGGCTACCAAAACTAAGACATGCTAGTTCTATCTAGCTTTAGCCAATGCAAGCACCAAATGTTTGGTTGCCTGTAGACTGTAGTACCTAAGCCTAGCTAGGAATCAATGTATTTGCTTGTTTAGTTTAGTTTGCATAGCATCACCTCTTCTACCAACCGGTAAGTTTACCTCTCCGAGGACTTAGGTCGAACAGGTGGTGGGCATCTACACAAAGCAAGGCACCTCAGCGAGCAAGGTAACAAGCGACGATTCGTCCTCCTCCACCGGCTACCACGGGATCTCCTCCGCACGAGCTGGCGGCCGCACGACACCACCTCCGTCAATGAACAAGCATGGCAACACCACCTGGGCTACTACACACCTGAGCTACGAGCTCTACTACGCAGAGCGCGGTGACAGGGGCGCTAGGCAGGTTGCGTCGCCCCACTGCGCGCCCGACGGCGGCATCGCGGCCGAGGTGGCTGCCGTGAATTCCGCCACCGCCTCCCTCTGTAGCTGTGTGGCCTGCACAGACACCAGGTCGAACCAGTGTAGCTTCTCGACGAGCGCCGTGGAGAGGAACGattgggaggcggcggcggacggGTCGACGTCGATAGGAAGTTGGTGCGCGCGCATGGCGCCACCGGCCGGTGGGGTGGAGTGGAGGAGCAGCAACAGGGCACGTTCGGCCATATCTGGAGGATGAGGAGCATGCTCGCCGCCCAGTGCagtggaggaggatgaggaggaggaggctcgCTAGCCGATGGGGtaaaggaggaggagggggaggagggctCGCCGGCCAGATTTtctagaggaggaggaccaaAGCTGGAGGGAGGGAAGAAGACCGAAGGTGATGGGAACAGCCACTCACCCCTGGCCAAGCCAAGCTCCGCGAGAACGCCCGATTCGCGTGTTTCCAGCAAGCCACTAAATCCGTACGAAATGGGCTTGTGGAAGCTTGGCTATCAGGCCAAACAGGGAACCAAACAAGCCCAAGTTGTATTATGGAAGTCTGGCTAGAGCGTAGGCCAGGGAACAAACACACCCATATTGGTTCAGTACACTGTATGAATGCGACAAGTCTATTATTTTCTATTTCAAAAGGTTTATTTAATTTTTGGACATCGAACTTTTATACTATTTCGGTTACACGAAATATTTTACCATAAAAAACTATCAATATCAGAATGATTCACCAAATTGATTTGTTTCAAAGCTGAATTTGTTTTTTAATAATAAaaatgttttattttttaaaaatttaCATATAACTGACTTATATTCTAAATTAGAAAAGGGTTTTTTGATCtttgccattataattcttcaaCTTTAAAGATCTACCATTACAATTCACTTATTCTAAAAtttgccattataattcttcctCTACTTGATCATTGTCATTTTGTACGTCTTTTAGGTGTCTAAGCCTATCGTCGAAATCTGATCGACAGTCTACCGAGtagtatgcccacggtagtagatgagtCGGTGGAGGTGTGCGTGAGGAAACCAGATCATGACACAGAACGCaaagagacaacgattagacaggttcgggccatcggcttgacgtaataccctacgtcttgtgtctttgtGAATTGTATTGCGTATGATTCAATGAAAACAAAGGGgttcctacccgccttatatagcctgaggggtagggttacagatcggttgtttctatcaTGATCGGTTTATAAGATAGGAAGGTACAAATATCATTGTAATCTAGCATATCTGAGCAGATTTCctagatcaccgaggatcttTATGCAGTCTTGCAAGGCACGCTGACCTACGTCAGTGCTGAGCTATTGTCGCGACAGTGAACAGTGTCATcgtcgcgtccggtcacttgaatccttagcgttcggtcactgctgctgacacCTGCCCTTGCCGAgcatcttgatcggacgcgtccggtcgctataagggccacgtccggtcacccctgtgaagctcatttcttcacgatcttgcatcagacttggtttctatctttatgcttagactttgctggatatcttgggtcttctcttgtgcttctagggtcttgcttattttggaatttaaaaactattgacttgctaggatgcattgcaaagggcaaggttgtaAGATGCTAAaatataccacatgtaaacatctttagaaacttatcttgcccttgcaaatgtctctatgtggcattatggatttaagcctccccctaactccataattgtagcacccggttttaaagacaaaaccagatacacactatatgtgagcctaggaagtcaaatctcacatatagccacaaatcagggtaatatcaagagacaatacttattacataacgtattagtaaaagaaaaataacctcagagtaaagacagtggaaagttgactctgatcttctggcgaagactctaaatccacagggacgactgactggttgaccataagcctaactcctccaaaccagcaatctggtacccatccaggatttttatccaatgtatagaaaaataaaacaagcgtaagtacatgttgtacttaacaattatatcatggggttcatgaggctcaaaagggctgacactggtttaactgcgattagctttaataggtcatctttttaagcaattgaatagcaaaggatttatcattcccataaacacatgatcaggtaatcatgataatgtatagcataaacaattgatcATTAGTATAATTATCCAtttgtgatcatctctattccataagggtctaaggccgctcgtgtccgtgagcacggctattataacagttttacactctgcagaggttgtacatgttcactgtgagtcgtgatttactctttcgcccgaggtagctaatctcttgacccactttcaaggaaggtcggcagggttcactatgaagcctttcaaagaattcgtctaacaagttagggcctctaggcgtatgtggcccatctctaggagtagcacgcgtgggcatcgcagcacggtacacacttcccagcagcaaaggaaacataccctacgccttaaaggtaaccactaacaagctagaaaagatcctcatactgagctaaagccagagccatatggccctcatagctgtattgtaagtcccggatgatcgcttacagataagtccttagggagaggaatctgaagcatataaacactccagccccatgtttccatgttactaaaaagtcatgttttaatgtttattgcatatatcatt from Miscanthus floridulus cultivar M001 chromosome 11, ASM1932011v1, whole genome shotgun sequence includes these protein-coding regions:
- the LOC136493726 gene encoding multiple organellar RNA editing factor 3, mitochondrial-like; translated protein: MAAASATRRGLSALLLSSSRALPRRLGPLAAAAASAHIAPWPWALLASRGARTASSGGSGYSPLNDPSPNWSNRPPKETILLDGCDYEHWLIVMEFPTDPKPSEEEMVAAYVKTLAAVLGSEEEAKKKIYSVCTSTYTGFGALISEELSYKVKGLPGVLWVLPDSYLDVPNKDYGGDLFVDGKVIHRPQFRFNERQQVRSKPRPRYDRRREVVQVERRETMQRGPSTQQQRPPFPQQATQNQEQSQE